ACATGAACTTTTGATGAATAATTGAGGTAAGAGGGAAATCCTGGTGACAATGCGAAATCCTGTGTCGTGATTTGATCTTTACAAAGTAGGCCCTATATTCACTTGACTTATGAACTTGCTAAACTGTTGTGAACTGAATAAAGCTGAACATTGTATACACGAAAACCACTATAACTGTGAAAAACGTACCTTTTGACAGAAATATGTCAGTCTTCTCAGATTTCATTGTTACCAAAAGTTTCATTGgcggaaatatttgaaatccgcccacttcaatattttcttatatgATTTTCATTTATAGTCACTGTTTCTACCTTAGAACAACTCATGATCTGTATtcatttgtaatttatgattgttAAACACCAGAAATCCATCAGGTAGTATTATgaaatttattcatcattttcttattcatttttcgTGCCgcatttcaatatggcggccgctAGAATTCTGGATTTGGGTCTTGAAATTCCTTCTATCATTTGATTGGTGGATCTTGGAGGATTTCTGGATTTTACTGATATGTTTGGTGGATTTCAGatccaaaaaaaaagatatataaaagccGGTAAGAAATCCTAGCCAGCACTTCGGTCTTGACCTTCCATAGCGTGATAGGAAGTGCAACAACTGCTAACTTTCAACTTTGATAAATTCAATCAACTCCTTCTTGTATTTGTAATCAAACTGTATGAGGAACACTGTAGctagtatatgaaaatattactaTAGATCTACCCTTTAGCAAAAGTACCTTTTGTGCTTGAAAGAAATCTTCATTGGTTTTCTCGGAATGTTTTCTGACACATGTATTCAGGTCCtttttagggactgctagagctaaaaatggaaatacatttaaacaacattttctaatGAATGGCTAGACTAGActagatgtatttttttttcagactaagTATGTAGGATTATTATAATGTTCTCTTTCAAAtgtattcaaatgggggcagttggcctcttttaggggttgctagggCTTAAAAGTAAAATACCTTTTAATgattacttctcatgaactactcaatggttcttcatcaaacttggtctgtagtatcaatATAAGCTAatctcataaatttgttcaattcgGGGTGTTTGGCCCCTTTAAGGATCAGACTGTTACGGTCCTCCTCAGGTGAGCGAATTAGGTCAATGTGGGCATATTGTTTGAATACTGGTCAAAAAATCTATGTTTGTATGGAACAAAATCATTTTTCTCTTTAAAGTAAAATGTCAGCCGCAGAGCCTCCAAGCCTATCAGTCCACGTCAGCTTGTTTCGGCTCGTATTCGGAAGAAACCAACATGAATGCAACATGTAATGATGGACACGTCATAGCTATTGGTGATCTCACGGCGGGTGCCAAACCAGACTCTGCTGGCTGTCCTACATTTTATAACGCATCATATGACTTCTCTCTCTGCTGCACTTACAACCAGAATACTGACTGTGTATTTCCGTTTTTTGCCGGAAATAAGCTGTATCATGAGAATTGCAATGGGGTGTCGACCTGTTATAGACAAGCTCAGAGACAAGACATCGACAGCAACTGTGCTTCCACTAATGGAACTTTTAGTGGATATAGTCATTTTATGTTTATGGAGTTCTTCTGTATAGAAGGTAAGAATTTACTAAGATACATGCATGTAGCCTATTATTGTGTAAACTATGGTAGAGTAGTGACGTCGCACTCCATGAATAGAATGTGCAGGCACAAATCATACCGGATGAAAATTCAAAGAGCATCTTGTTTTGAATATAAATTAGGAGATTTAAAGTACACACTAGCGTGTATATGAAATATACTTTCTGCAAGTTTTGGcctccgtggcctagtggttaaagCCGCTGATGTCTAAATACTTGTTCATCTGTTCTGTGTTTTCGAGGTGGGTTAGACCATAGGTTTCAAACCATGTGAGtaaaaccatccagctggcttttggAATGAAGTGCCGGAGGTTCTAAATAAAGTCTCCCTTAACCATTATAGCTTTAAAGTCGACATATGCTTTGACAAAACACAACTGGAATTCCTATTAGTTAACAAGTTTTCAGTTGTTTTATAACCCACATGACATTGgtattacagaaaataaaatggtCGACATGTGTTCAGGGCCGACTTCTCTTACTAGAGAGAATACCGAGCTGTACATTTGGAACAGAGATTTTCCTTCCTCTTCCATCCGACCAACAGATATAAATTGCAACTGTTCTGTTGAGATAGACAACTGTCAAGCAGGAATATCCATTTACAACATATACAGACAACTTACTGCGAATGGGTATggctattatattttttattccatACTGATCcatagtctgttacactgatctgtcttatcgaatacagtatacagttaatatgtagtatttaaCACGTGGAAGAGTCTATAAAATTGTAGAGTATAATCTTCTAGTGCATAAAGCaagatatcctttccgcagccttaacgtactaaaacgtattagcgtctgatggccctttcacgcttccgtagaaacaacatttattacacgaaacttattttgaaaatatttctgaaatgtctaggtctgcagctctcaaatacggttatatcttacatctgaggcatatactgacactctcagacaacatcaaaaatgacattttgagcgaatTGATgatgttccaaaattatcaatgtacccttggtccgttacggacccctgtgggatttgtgtttatgcaaagctcaaatattttttcatagattaaaagttgacatgctgtactaaagcccaggtaatttcaattcgtaataaagtgcagaaaattggctccccaatagcaaaaaaaaaaaagtccacgcgcatacatttagacggggtgacccctgcgcgtgacccctgactatctacgaatcaaaatgagGCTtccgttttcaagtttagcatttctactttcattttatttacttccggaaatagctgaaggtcgagtgacgtcattttctgtgttgtcaaaaacatacacatgcctggcgagattgcataaatatgtgctggccgtcctaaggttatatcATTCTACTGAGTAAAATTAATtactaatataattatgaaacacAGAAAATGCTTGGAAGACCTTAAAGTAGGCCTGTTCTCCGCTGCGTTTGTCATTATGTAGTTAAAGCAAATATTGCAAGAAACGAACTAACTTACATAATGCACTAATTATTTTCTCGTATTGATCAATTATTCATGCGATGTGCGTTGCGTTCATAGGATGCTTCAAAGGTTCAAAGGTCTTTCCTTTTGTCAATATTGTTTTTCATAGAGTGTATAAAATTTATCGAAATGTATACACACATTCGTTCAATTTGTCTGGTCTTAACTTGACGATTCCATAATACTCACAAAATATTACCATATATTTGTCTGTATATCTTTTCCTACTACATGTGTTTAGTCCACTGACTTATACGAAttacatttataattttgtttgtatataacgaTGTACCAATATGTGTACAAGTTATCACTTGTTAAAACTTTGTCTTGTCATTTCTTGTCTTTGTATGCTGATAAATACATTACAAAACATTggaatgaaaattatggccttcaCATCCAGGTAGTCTCTGTTTACAGATGATCTTTATCCCAGGTTTGACTGTACAGTAAATTTGATACATTAAAATATTGTCTTTCAGCACTGGTAAATGCAACCGAACGTTACGAGTTGgtgattttgaaaacaatgcaatCCTGTTTGCGTGGACATGTGATGACGATACGGTTGATTTTGAAAGCAACACTGTCCAGAACACATACATATTAATTAATTTCGAGAATCAACGGAATGAAACGGCTGGAAAGTTTTGGCTCGGATTTGGaggttttaaacatttgtttttataatatttttagtttaaagacactgacctccagGTTGTAGCTAAAATATTTGTcattaaaactgaagtttggtaatattatgaataataaaatattagttTTTGTCTGTCTAAAAAAGCTAAATCAAGAAAAGAGATGCCAGAATCAGTAATCGAACCCTGACCGCCGCGGCAACAAAAATCTTCCCCGCTGATTTTACCGATACACCAACAAGGAATTACGAAGTTAACGGCacttataattaaggcagtttatctCGAGTAAAGCGTTTCAAACACTTTtctattttcaatggaaaaaatagcTAAACAACTAATTCTAATGTGTTTCTATAAGTAAGTTTCAAACCTTTCTTAATCCTGATACCTAAAATGCTCTCTTTACTCAGGAATTGCCTGACCCGTCGTCCGTCCCACAAGGCCGTCGCCTTGGAAACACAAGTTGGGTGACTCCTAGACTGGAACTGGTACCCCTCTGCTCAGACTGTTCTGGGCTGGTAAGACCCGCGATTGCGCCGTGCGACCGCCGCCTGTGTGTTGATGATACCGCGGCCTGGGTCGATCGGCCGGGCGGAGGACTAGGCATGAACACTCTCATGTGATCGTGCGATCTTGAGGCcactgcctttaaaattactcaTTTTACATGTTAAGAATATAAAGTCTACCTAATTTTTTTAGTGAAAGAGTGGCAATGGAAATCTCTAaggtaaatatttgatgaaatatacTTCATGTGTATTATTTTTGCAACAGCAACCGCAGAATCTAATATCACAGTCAGCTGTCCACCTACAACACAGCAGTACTGTCAGCAGACGACAACTTCAACAACCACGGTAACCATGACAACCATGACAACCatgaatatgaaaacaactacAGAGACGGAATCTTCAACTTCCACAACTACTTCGACTGAGCCTCCGACCACACCTACAACGGCAgcaaaaaatgaaacaactgCCGCCGGAGTGACGTCGTCAGCCCCTAAAGGTATGTACATGTGCACATATGAGAactctattttatatatattcgTGTTTGcgtatattttttaaatcatttacacGTAATGGTAACAATTAGTGTCTGCTTAAATTTGTTCCAGTTTCTAACTCGCCACACTGAATAATTCACACTAGTCTGCTCAGATTTGCTTCCGATTTTGGTTTAATCAGTATATTTTGAACATATTTGACTAAATTGTATGAAAAAATGTATGGTAttctaaattttgatatttcgGACGCGTATTGAAATTAGAACATCATGCACGAACGTGTATGCGTACCTGTACACGTACAAAGTTGTTATCTCTAGTGTGGACTTGTAATCATCTCTCCCGAAACTGTACTTGTGAACCATATCAGAACATTTCTGGACATATACCCTGTCTTCTGGCGTTTGGATCAGTAGATCAATGCTAAATACTATACTGATATTTCATGTACCTTATGAATGCCTCAGTATCTTAAAGTAATTTATCTTATTATACATCTTTcctaatttgagccgcaccacgagaaaaccaacatagtgcatttgcggccagcatggatcaagaccagccatCTGGTCGGGATACATGTAAttcgatttcaaagcctattgcaattagagaaactgttagcgaacagcatggattctcaccagactgcgcggatgctggactcatgctggtcgcaaatggactatgtcggttttctcatggtacggttCATTTCACTAAAGTAATTGCAAAAATTGCGATCCGTGAACATTTCGCTAATTGCTTCCGGAATTCCTGTatataaagaaattaatatatatgcaaaatCCGAGATTTTATAAGtgcatatttaattttcatttctgtttaatGTCTAGATAATAACTTACTGGCGGCAGTGATTGGTCTGGGAGTGCTGGAGGTTCTGTTGTTGATTGTAATTGTCGTACTGTCGTGTTGTCTCTACAGAAGATGCTACGCTAAAACAAAAGACGATGTTGAAAAGGTAAAAAGCCCAGTGCTTTAAATTCTGAAACTGGCATTAGTCATTAGAGCCATTAAAAAATCTCACTGTTGTCAAATTCTCCATAAAAGTTTTTTGATTACATTATGTCAGATGTTTGTTGagattaaagaaacaaaaataaactttttaccgAATTCCATTGTCAGTATTATacagtgttccgtttggacaTTCGGTATTTTTAGTTTTGACCTCCATACTTCGAAAGCTGAATtctcgaaactacgatgatgaaagtgaACAACGCGATGATAATAGTCGAAaacaccatcgtggtttcgtgtaTTCATCATTGTGCCTTCGACTTTGGacaagatgtcatgcgcacgagataaaatgtcgtgcatTCAAGATAACATGTCGTGTggacgagataagatgtcgagcacacgagataagatgtcgagtgcatgaaataagatgtcgtgctaaTATATCGAGCGCACGAGGTAATATGTCGaacactcgagataagatgtcgtgcgcacgagataagatgtcgggtGATTGAGATAAGATCTCGTGTGCTCGTGATAGGATGTCGTGTGCAAATAatttaatcttcaaaaaaattaatgcatgtcctaaacatactacCGTTTAAATGCATCATGAGATGGGCCGTTTACAAAACATTTAGCTCTAATACTCAGGGATGTGTAGAATATTAACCaacattcaaataaaactatatgtatttatatactttttaaatttaaaatatttatatcattgaCAATATTTACTGTTTAAACGACGTTTTTAGAGTCGTAAATTTATCTAACAGCAATCAAAGGTATTTTTATTGACTACTGTTATACAATGCAATCTAGTGTTGAAGTACATACATTAAATTAGCGTTTTTCCTTTATTCATATACTCAACATTTCAATAGACGAGTGTTAGAATTAATTAATATGTATTGGCAATTATAAAACGAATCAGTCCACTGGTTACCATTGAAAATTAACAGGTACTTCCTGATTGTATATAGCGTATATTTACTCAGTTACTAATACAATGTACACTAATAATCGTACAAAAGCACGGCCATTTATTTCACTTCGTAATGATTACATGATTAAGTTTAAGCATTATGAAGAAATTACGTTTATCCGACATCGAATATCAATAGAAGGGGAGAAAACTGCAAAAACCCCTTCAATTTAAACACACCATTGCATAGTACATTTGTTTACCTTTATTATACAGATAACTTCAGAAAAAACAAGGATGCGTATTACTGAAATGTTGTATGAATATGTGTTATAGGTTGCCGTTGATAATAAACAATCACCACCGCCACCTGATGTGACACAAACGAGACCAGACTTAAAGCAGTCAGCTTACAGTCCTACACCAGAAATTGCTGTTCCTGTAAATGCAGTAGACGTTGGATGTCAGGTTCAGATCGATCAAGTATACACCAAGGAAGGTCTAGTGGAACAGGTTATAATACAAAAGACTGACAACGCTACTACAAAAAAATTGGAAACAACGATTAAACATGCAGAGATTGGATGCCAGGTTAATCTATTCCCACCTGAGATTCAAACAGACAATAGCAAAACAGAAGAAGGGACAAACAGATTACCTCAGATACAATTAATTGATAAGGAGACTTTAACTTTATCAATATCGCAGTCTGACAGACAGTGCCAGACAGACGTTCTACAAAAGAAAAGTCAGAAAGTTCAAGCAAATATTGTAATAAGCACTCCTGTCAAAATTGCCAGCTGTCAAACGGATACAGTCATGAAAGATGACGCCAAACAGGAAGACGAATCCAAACCATTAACAACTGTGCCAAATGGAACCATTCCAACATCACCACGTGATGAGCGTAGTGCAATTCCGATGAAATCTGAATGTGTAATTCCACCAAACCATCGGAACAAAAGGAAgacaaggaaaaaaaaaaagaatcattgAAAGCGACGAAGAACCTGATCTtcgtatttcaaacatatttccaGCAAGTCTAGAAGCTGTCACACCAGAAATTAGACATAAATCTCCTgcaaatcaaacatttttgtataaattggAAATGGAAATGGAAGAAGATATGTCTGATGACAGGGATACAGAAGTTCCTGGAAAGTATGATAAAGATGTCCTAACAATTCATGTAAGACCGGAAAGTCCGCTGTCAAACGACCTCTCTGCTGAAGTAAATCATGTACTTAAAATccgaaaaaatataacaaattcaTTCTTTGGAAAAGAAAGACACGAGGAAAAGTTGATTAGAGCAATCAGTAAACAATCCAAGAAAGTGCGAAAGAAGAAAAAAGTCAACAAAACTTACTCTGAATGCTAAACATTAGACATGACCATTTGATAAAAGCTTTATTTATCAAGTGTGATTTTTTTCAGCCAACTTTTAGGGCATTAGATTAAAGAGACATGTCTTTTGAtgaatatcattatttattttttaaaggggtATAACAATTTAAAGTATTATTAGAGAATGATGAGACAATATTGTTAAGTTTTATGAAGTACGGCTtcactctatgataagcagtttttaaatcctaccaggactgaactgttttgatatctgtcttctggtctgtttcgtcgggccctaaagtgtgtttctcttgttgttctgtcttctgaaaagtcattgagtacatacgtttttgattcttaaggtttgctttttatatatttatacacgagcatttttgtgttttacatgccatgcctttttgtttccattacgtgtgttagagattcacctggatgggattacttttatttacactgtcccgtgtctttggaacacggtggggataagagtgaggttgggtgcccaccataaaccggttaaagctccccagtggtgtttttgccactgaccgttccaaggcggtgacccactgtgtttctttgtttgttcgttttgtcctaatgtgttggttttgtgcgtgcgcgcgtgtgtgtgtgtgtgtgtgtgtgtgtggtgcacgcgtctgtgtactgtgggtttcgttttggtcaggctgcatttttggtacgtggcattccctgtttgatattagtctttgtttttcatattaaattacTTTTGCGTGGCAACTGTTTTTGAGAGTTATCACTCTGCATTCTTAATGATAAATCGTTTACATACCCCGGTTTTAAACCACAATACCGGTATTGTGGTGTGCTAGTTttagaattcatttatttttaaagtcaaagCCAAATGGGTTCGACAggatcaaaaatattttactttttcttttttttttcgattatcATTAGGTTTCTTCAGCCCCTACTGCATGATGGGATAATCCCATTTATTTTCGTCGTCTATGGGCAACGAATGGGCCAAGGATCATGTCTGCTTGTCTGACAAACTCACGTGCGTACGTGATAGTATTTAATCTTTTGGAGACTTTTTTATCACAACGCTTGGTGTGTAGAACCGTGACTCCCTTTGCAAGATCAGGCTCTTTAGGGgtcaaattgtgttgttttaaaattatgaacACATGTGTGACATGTCGACATTCCACAATTTCGTCTGATTCAAATCATCATATATACACTTTTGTTTTCAAGGTTGCCAATGCTGCCAAAACAGTATGTTTAGCTTAATGGGGTGGGGTATTAAtagagaataaaataaatttagtcAATGATTATGTAATGAACCTTTTGATTATGATTCGTCGATGTTGAGATTTATCATTTGAACATGACTCGAGTTATTCGTCAATGACTCCGTTGAACAAAGAAGAAAGTCTTGCGTTGTATATCTAAGAAAGAACAAATCCCAAATTGTGAGTTtgctgttgaataaaatcattgtttggcgAATGATTTATAAGATAAGGTCGCCATCTGTGTGATATTGTAGGCTAATATGCATctgacggacaaaaaatgattcTATTCAAGTACAAATCACTGTTGGAGATTTCAATTCCAACACGACATAGACTTCACCATTGATGACTTTCACCAAACGTATACTTATTTATTGTCGTACTCATTTTCAGCGCACTATATCtgatttattttcttgtttcCCTTGTATTTCAAAAGTTAAGAATCTTGCATATTCGATGATAT
This is a stretch of genomic DNA from Mercenaria mercenaria strain notata chromosome 4, MADL_Memer_1, whole genome shotgun sequence. It encodes these proteins:
- the LOC123552544 gene encoding uncharacterized protein LOC123552544; the protein is MKTLKHLVVFFIATFTLVSQVKCQPQSLQAYQSTSACFGSYSEETNMNATCNDGHVIAIGDLTAGAKPDSAGCPTFYNASYDFSLCCTYNQNTDCVFPFFAGNKLYHENCNGVSTCYRQAQRQDIDSNCASTNGTFSGYSHFMFMEFFCIEENKMVDMCSGPTSLTRENTELYIWNRDFPSSSIRPTDINCNCSVEIDNCQAGISIYNIYRQLTANGTGKCNRTLRVGDFENNAILFAWTCDDDTVDFESNTVQNTYILINFENQRNETAGKFWLGFGATAESNITVSCPPTTQQYCQQTTTSTTTVTMTTMTTMNMKTTTETESSTSTTTSTEPPTTPTTAAKNETTAAGVTSSAPKDNNLLAAVIGLGVLEVLLLIVIVVLSCCLYRRCYAKTKDDVEKVAVDNKQSPPPPDVTQTRPDLKQSAYSPTPEIAVPVNAVDVGCQVQIDQVYTKEGLVEQVIIQKTDNATTKKLETTIKHAEIGCQVNLFPPEIQTDNSKTEEGTNRLPQIQLIDKETLTLSISQSDRQCQTDVLQKKSQKVQANIVISTPVKIASCQTDTVMKDDAKQEDESKPLTTVPNGTIPTSPRDERSAIPMKSECVIPPNHRNKRKTRKKKKNH